The window TACGGCCAAAATTGGTATGTTGTTTAACCAAGCTAATGTGGTTGTTGTTGCCAACGCATTGAAGCAATACCCGATTCCGTTTGTGGTATTAGATACCGTGATGGTTGCAAAAAGTGGCGATCCATTATTGCTTCCTGATGCCGTAGAGGCACTGCGCCAGCAACTATTACCACTAGTTTCTTTAATTACCCCCAATTTACCTGAAGCTGCGGCATTGTTAGGTGAAGAAATGGCGCAAACAGAAGGTGAAATGTTAACCCAAGGCTATCAATTACTGGAAAAAGGTTGCCAAGCAGTCTTGATGAAAGGTGGGCATTTAACAGATGCACAAAGCCCTGATTGGCTAATTACCCCACAAGGGGAGTGGCGTTTTACTTCTGTTCGAGTCAATACAAAAAACACGCATGGTACCGGCTGTACATTGTCAGCGGCATTAGCCGCATTACGTCCCCGTCATCTTGATTGGCAATCAACGGTGAGCGAAGCGAAAGCCTATTTGCAGGCGGCATTAGAACAAGCGGATAGCTTGGAAGTGGGACAAGGTATTGGGCCTGTCCATCATTTCCACGGGTGGTGGTAGTGCAAAACACGATCAGGAAATCCGCATAAGATTTCCTGATCTTATCTCCCTTAAGCTAATAAATGACATTGTGGGGGAAGCCTGCATTGAATGACATTGGCTTGAACTTTAAAGGTAAATGAATCCCCTGATAAAGGTTCTCCATCGAGGTTTAATACCATTTGATGGGGAGATGAGATTTCTACCCAAGTTAGGCTTTTTTCAATTAAATGTTCATTTTTGTCAGTTGAAAATAGATTGCTCAATAACGCAGGTATCACGTCTCTTGAAGGCACAATCAACAAGTTAAGCTTACCATCATTGATAAGCGCGTGTGGTGTGAGTTGTTGGCCTCCACCTGCTTGTTTTCCATTGCCAATAGCAATAACCAGCGTTTCGCCTTCCCAAGTAAAATTTTCTGATCTAATACGGCAAATATCCGTTTTCAATGTGTCGGGCCGTAAAAGACCATTTATCACATAAGCGGCACCCCCGAGTGCTGACTTCAGCGCTTCTGGGGTTTCTGTGGTGATCCGTGTACCAAAACCGCCTGTCGCCATATTAATAAAATAGTATTTTTCATTAACCTGAGTGATATCAATGGGGACTGCTTTTCCTTTTACTGCAAGGGATAACGCAGACTCAATATCTAAAGGAATATTTGCACTCGTCGCAAAGTCATTGGCAGTGCCCATTGGGAGAATACCTAAAGCAGGGCGTTGTTGGGGGGAAAACTGCATCAGTGTACTGGCAATGGCATTGATTGTGCCATCACCGCCAGCAGCGATAACCGTTGCAATATTATTTTCTATTGCATCGGCAATAAAATCATGGGTGTCTTGCATTTCCCATGGAATTCGCACTGTGATTGCATAACCTTCTTGACGCAAGTGTTCTATGGCTTTTCGCAGTTCAGCGTTATTCGATTGCTTGCCGTTGAGGATAATCATAGCTGACTGATAGTTAATCATAAATACGCATCCATTTGGTTAATTACCTAAAATGAGTATAAGAGGATTAAGCTTGGGAAAGGAAATATTTTATCTTTTTTACAGAAAAGCTAATCAGGAAGTGAAAGGCTAGATAAAAGAAATGGCTAGCTCAAGGGAGATTGAGCCAGCCAAGGAGGTGGTTCCTAGTCTTATTTTATGACTTTCTAGTTCTTCATTTTCGAGTGTGACTATACGATATTGAATAACCAATTGATGTGATCTGTTGCATAAAATTGGATATTGAGTGCACTTTTTAGAGAAAATGTCAATAACGAGAATGATTCTCAAATGGGAAATGGCATTTAAAGTGAAATTTATTGAACAGTTGCCAATAAAAAAGCCAAAAATTCAAAAAATGAATGATGAATTTTTGGCTAGATGATCATGTGCTTTCTAATAAAATGCGTATTAGAAATTAACTTGCAATGTGGTTTTCTGACTGAATTTGATGAGGCGCGCGGGTTGTTGTGCCTGCAAGGTTGCGGATCAACAGGCCAAAGTTGACATCAACATCTTCAGGGATAGGTAAATACACCACATGACCATTACCTGGTGCAACATCGATGGCTTCACCTTTACGGTTAGTGAGTGTATCAAGGGTAAATACAATATTGCCCGCAGGTGTCATCATTTCTAAACTATCACCTACACTAAACTTATTTTTCACATCCACTTCAGCAAGTCCATTGACACGTTTACCGGTAAATTCACCAACAAACTGTTGGGTATCTGACACGGAATAGCCGTATTCGTACGTTTGATAGGCATCATGAGTATGGCGGCGTAAGAAACCTTCGGTATAACCACGGTGAGCTAACCCTTCTAAGGTGGTTAATAATGTTGGGTCGAACGGTTTACCTGCAACGGCATCATCAATGGCGCGACGATACACTTGCGCAGTACGAGCGCAATAATAGAATGATTTGGTACGCCCTTCAATTTTCAACGAGTGAACACCCATTTTGGTCAGGTTTTCAACATGTTCAATCGCACGAAGATCTTTAGAGTTCATGATATAAGTGCCATGTTCATCCTCGAAAGCGGTCATATATTCGCCGGGACGTTTAGCTTCCTCAATCATAAACACTTTATCAGTCGGTGCACCAGCCCCGAGTGTTGGTGCGATGTTTTGTACAGGGATTGGTTCATGAAGATGGACAATATTACCCACATCATCTTCTTTACCTTCTTCCACTTTGTATTCCCAACGGCATGCATTGGTGCAGGTGCCTTGATTCGGATCTCGCTTATTAATATAGCCAGATAGTAAGCAGCGGCCTGAGTAAGCCATACATAATGCACCGTGAACGAACACTTCCAACTCGATATCAGGTACTTGCTGGCGAATTTCTGCAATTTCTTCCAAAGACAACTCGCGGGATAAAATCACGCGAGTTAAGCCCATCTGTTTCCAGAATTTTACCGATGCCCAGTTAACAGCATTAGCTTGAACGGATAAGTGAATATCCATTTCAGGGAAAGCTTCACGCACCATCATAATCAGACCAGGATCAGACATAATCAATGCATCCGGGCCCATTTCAATAACAGGGGTTAAGTCACGAATAAAGGTTTTTAATTTGGCATTGTGTGGTGCGATATTGACTACTACATAAAATTTCTTACCCAATTCATGGGCTTCTTGAATACCTTTTGCGAGATTTTCGTGGTTAAACTCGTTATTACGGACGCGTAGGCTATAACGGGGTTGCCCTGCATAGACAGCATCTGCACCGTAAGCAAATGCGTAGCGCATATTCTTTAATGAACCGGCAGGGGATAAAAGCTCTGGTGTAAACATGGTTTGTCTCTATCTGATATCAAGTCAGCACCATCTCAGGTGAAATGGCGTATTAAGGGCGGTGATTTTAACGCTAAATCTACAAAAAACCAAATATCCCTCAATAAATGTACGTCTATTTAATGGTTAAACATCATCCCAGCGGTAACCCAAGCCATAAATTGAACGAATAAAGGTTTTTTCGTTATCTAATGATTCTAGTTTACGACGTAAATTTTTCACATGGCTGTCAATGGTACGATCAGTTACCACTCGGTGATCATCATAGAGAATGTCGAGAAGTTGATCGCGGGAGAATACAGTACCTGCATTATCAGAGAGAAATTTAAGTAAACGGAATTCCGCCGGGGTGAGTTCAAGTAATTTTGTTCCGTAGCGCACTTGGAATGCATTTTCGTCAATAATCAGTTGGGTTGAATTATTGGATTGTGTTGGTTCAATAGCAACTTGGCAACGGCGTAAAATGGTTTTGACACGAGCCACCACTTCACGAGGGCTGAAAGGTTTACAAATATAGTCATCAGCCCCAATTTCTAACCCTAATAAACGGTCGATTTCTTCAGTTTTGGCGGTCACCATTACAATCGGTACATCACTGAATTTGCGTAATTCACGGCAAACGGCTAATCCATCTAAACCGGGTAACATTAAATCTAATAAGATCAAGTCAGTGTGGTTATTTTTTACAAAGGGGATCACTTCATCGCCACGACTCAGTAAGGTTGGAAGGTAGTTCGCGGCTTGTAAGTAATCAAACAAAAGTTGGCCTAGTTTAGGCTCATCTTCCACAATCAAAACATGGGCATTATGACTTTCTGCCATGGTTAACTCCCTTTTTCCTGAGATTGCATGGGTAATATGATCGTGATTTTGATACCACCCAGTGCAGAAGGTGTTGCACTGATCGTACCATTATGCGCTTCAACGATATTATAGCAAATGGCTAACCCTAAACCCGAACCGCCACTGGCACGGTTACGGGAGCCTTCTGCGCGGTAAAAACGTTCGAAAATATGCTGACATTGCTGTGCAGACAAGCCTGGAGCGCTATCTTGCCAAACAACAGAGAATTGTTTGTGTTGCTGCGAAACGTCAATCACAATCTGCCCACCCGCATCGGTGTAACGTAGGCTATTTTCCATTAGGTTATAGAACAATTGATTAATACGGTCAGGATCAGCAAATACAAAGGCTTGTTCGATAAAGTGGCGAGAAACCGTCAATTGTTGGCTTTCAATGCGCCAGCGAGATTGACCAATCACCATATCCAGTAATGGAATCATATCAATGGGTTGTTTGCGGTAGATGAGTGAACCACGATCAGATAGTGAGAGTTGATGTAAATCATTCACTAGTTTAATAAGGGTATGTGTTTCATTGAGTAGGGAGTTGATCGTTTCTGGTGTTGCTTGGCGGACACCATCTTGCACGGCTTCTAATTCGCCCTGCAAAACGGATAACGGTGTGCGTAATTCGTGAGAAATATCTGCCATATAATCACGACGCATTTGCTCGTTTTTTTCGAGAGTGGAAGCGAGGTGATTGAAATCTTTTGCAAGTTGGCCTAATTCATCACGACCTTCTTCTGGCACACGAGTGGTAAAATCCCCACGTGCTAACTGATTAGTGCCCTCCAATAAGCGTTTGATGGGTTTTAAAAAACTCCGAGCCAGAAAAATAGTGGCAATAAGTGCGACAAACAGAGAAAGTGCGGCAATTACCCAACTGGTATAGAGTTGTTTGCTGTCAAATCGGCGGTCTAAAGCACTGCTGATACCGTCTTCATAGCTGGCAACTAGCCAACCGACAGTATGACCGTCATCGGTGACAATCGGTTCGCGGATCACTTTATTTGGTAGTGGAGTTTCTTTACCAAAAATGAGTCTGTCTTGAGTGTCATATACCCAAAAAATAGTTCGCCAGCGTTGGCGCATGGGGCCGCGGTGCTGTTGGTGTTCAACTGAGCGCAAAATGCGGAAAAAATTGCGCTCATCACCCAGCAAAAAACGCCAGTTTCCCGATTCTTGATATTGCTCCGCAAGGGCGGTAGAAATCTGCTCAACGCGTTGTTGGTCATTTTCTTTAATATAGTCAACGAAACCATGTTGAAAGCTCAAACGTACGCCTTGGTGCATGATCACCACAAGTAGCAAGCAAGTTGCAAAAATAGCCAAAAAGAGTCGGGTACTCACACTGTTAAACCTAAATTTCATGGTGTTTCTCCGTTTCAAGGCGTGACACTGATTTTCTGCGAGCCCAACGTTGTCTTAAGCTATCAAAGCTTAAATACACCACGGGTGTCGTGAATAGTGTGAGCAATTGGCTCATAATCAAGCCACCCACGATGGTGATCCCCAAAGGTTGGCGTAATTCTGCACCATCGCCACTTCCTAATGCTAAGGGAAGGGCACCGAAAATCGCGGCTAATGTAGTCATCAAGATTGGACGAAAACGCAATAAACTGGCGCGGAAAATCGCTTCTCGGGCGGTTAAACCTGCGGTTCTTTGGGCTTGAATAGCAAAGTCTACCATGATGATGGCATTTTTCTTCACGATCCCTATGAGTAACATAATGCCAATTAAGGCGATGAGACTAAATGGGGTATCAAATAGTTCTAGGGCCAAGAGCGCCCCTACACCCGCAGACGGCAATGTAGACAAAATGGTCAGCGGATGAATGTAGCTTTCATACAAAATACCGAGCACAAGGTAGACGGTGACAATGGCCGCTAAAATTAAAAACAGTTGCGATTTCAAGGTGTCTTGGAAAACCTGCGCGGTACCGGCAAAGGTGCCTCGAATGGTCGATGGCACACCAAGAGCGGTCATGGTTTTTTCGATTTCTACCATCGCATCATTCAATGTATAGCCATCAGCCACGTTAAAGCCTATTGTAGATGCCGCAGATAACCCTTGGTGATTCACACTCAATGGGGCATTGGCGGGTTGCCAACGGGCAAAGTAAGAAAGGGGGATGGCTTCCCCGGCTTTATTAATCACAAACATGTTATCAAGTGCACTGACATCTTGGGTATATTCCGGCGCGACTTCCATCACGACTTTATACTGGTTCATTGCCTCATAGATGGTGGAAATTTGCCGTTGACCAAAGGCGTTATTCAGCAAACTGTTGGCCTCACGTACGTCGATGCCTAATTGTGCCATCAGATCTCGGTCATAAGTAATAGCCATTTCTGCGCCTTTGTCTTCCTTATCCGAGTTCACATCGGTTAATTGCACAAGTTCACCTAGGGCTTTGCGGATCGCTGGTTCCCAATCTCTTAGGGCATTAAGTTCATCGGCAAGTAACGTAAATTGGTAGCTAGCATTCGCTTGGCGACCGCCGACACGGATATCTTGTACGGGCATCATAAATAAGTTTGCCCCCGGCTCATTGGCAAGTTTCATCCGCAAGCGGTTGATGACGGTGGCCGAGTTTTCAGTACGTTCCCCAAGTGGTTTAAGGGAGATATACATAAAGCCGCTATTAACACGGCTGCCGCCCGTAAAGCCAGTGACGTTATCAATAGCGGGATCTTCTTTGACTTGCTCCATAAAGCGGGTCATTTTTTCTTTCATTGATTGAAAGGAAATGCTTTGGTCGGCACGGACAAAGCCCAGTACGCGACCTGTATCTTGTTCCGGAAAAAACGTTTTAGGGATAGTGACGTATAAGTAGACATTGAGCCCAATAGTGGCAAATAAAATCGCTAATACACTACGGCGATGATTTAATATCCAATTTAACGCAACACCATAATATTCTTGGCCCCATAGAAGGACACGCCCAAAACTACGTTGCTTGACCTGATTATTTTTCCCGCGTTTTTTGAGCAAATAAGCACACATCATGGGGGTTAAGGTGAGGGAAATGACGAGTGAGATCCCAATAGATGTGGCAAGAGTGATAGCAAACTCACGGAACAGCCGACCAACTAATCCATCCATGAGCAGTAATGGGATAAACACCGCAACCAAAGAAATACTCATGGAAACTACAGTAAACCCAACCTCGTGTACCCCTTTAACGGCAGCAATAAACGGTTTTATTCCATTTTCAATATGGCGAGAAATGTTCTCCAAAACCACAATGGCGTCATCGACGACAAAACCGGTGGCAATCGTCAACGCCATCAATGATAAGTTGTTAAGGCTAAAGCCACATAAATACATAGCAGTAAAGGTACCAATTAATGAAACAGGTACGGCAATAGCCGGAATTAAAGTTGCACGACCAGAACGCAGGAACAACAGGACCACCAAAATCACCAAAGCGACGGAGATTAATAAGGCGCGTTCCACTTCCGCAAGGGAAGCTCGGATGGTTGGCGTTCTATCTTGAGCTACTTTTAAATCAATCGCAGCAGGGATCATATCCCTAAATTCAGGGATTTCAGCGCGTATACGATTGACGGTTTCAATAATATTGGCACCAGCTTCACGGCGGATCACAATCAAAATGGCGGGTTTTCCGTCCGCCATACCTGCTGCACGGACATTTTCTATGGAGTCTTTGACATTAGCGACATCGCTGAGTTTAACGGCATTGCCGTCTTTATAATGCACAATAATCGGACGATAATCGGCAGCTTTTTTTAGCTCATCGTTGGTTTGTACCTGATAACGTTTTTCATCATTGTTAATATAACCTTGTGGTTGGCGCACATTGGCACTACTGATAGCCGAACGCACGGCATCAAGGGAAACACCTTGGTTAAATAACGCGGTTGGGTTTAACTCGACACGTACCGCAGGAAGGGAACCGCCCCCGACAGATACCTCACTCACCCCTTCAATTTGTGCAATACGCTGGGCAAGACGGGTTGATGCAATATCATAAATTTCCCCCGTTCCCATAGTTTGCGATGTCATGGTTAAAATCATAATAGGCGCATCGGATGGGTTCGATTTGTAATAACGCGGTCGACTCGGCATACCACTGGGTAGCAGGTTTTGCGCGGCATTAATCGCCGCTTGGACTTCACGGGCAGCGTTATTGATGTCTTTATCGAGGTTAAATTCTAGGGTGATCGTCGTGCGACCAAGGGCACTGCTTGATGTCATCTCGCTGATCCCTGCAATGCTACCTAATGAGCGCTCAAGGGGGGTTGCGACGGAAGATGCCATCGTTTCAGGGGATGCACCAGGAAGTGACGCTGTCACATTAATCACGGGGTAGTCTACTTGGGGAAGTGGCGCAACTGGCAAAAATAAGAAACTTAATGCACCGCACAAGGTGATCGCTACACTGATAAGTGTCGTGGCAACAGGGCGACTAATAAACAAGGCGAAAAAACGTTTCATTATGACACCTGTACCTTGTTCACTTGGCGGCGTGCTTTTAGATAATGAGACAGACGGTCAAATAACAGATAAATCACAGGGGTTGTGAACAAGGTTAAGATCTGGCTCATAATTAAACCACCTACCATACAAATTCCGAGTGGTTGGCGTAATTCCGCGCCAACTCCCGTACTAAGCATTAACGGTAATGCCCCCAACAGTGCAGCCATTGTTGTCATTAATATTGGGCGAAAACGTAATAAACAAGCTTGGTAGATAGCATCATAAGGGGACATCCCTTGTTCTCGCTCGGCGGCAAGGGCAAAGTCGATCATCATGATGGCATTTTTTTTCACAATCCCAATCAATAAGATAATCCCAATTACGGCGATAACATCAAGATCCTTACCCGCCATCATTAAGGCAAGGAGCGCGCCGACACCTGCGGTGGGTAAGGTTGAGAGAATAGTAATTGGGTGGATAAAGCTTTCGTATAAAATACCCAATACGATATACATCGCGACAATGGCAGCAGCGATTAACCAAACGGTACTACTTAATGCGGCCTCAAAGGCTAACGTTGCTCCTTGGAATTGTGTGGTGATAGATTTGGGCATCGAAATTTGTGATTCTGCGTGCTTCACTGCATTGACCGCAGACTCCAAAGACGCGCCATCCGCCACATTGAACGAAAATGTCACAGCCGGGAATTGGCC of the Providencia rettgeri genome contains:
- the yegQ gene encoding tRNA 5-hydroxyuridine modification protein YegQ, whose amino-acid sequence is MFTPELLSPAGSLKNMRYAFAYGADAVYAGQPRYSLRVRNNEFNHENLAKGIQEAHELGKKFYVVVNIAPHNAKLKTFIRDLTPVIEMGPDALIMSDPGLIMMVREAFPEMDIHLSVQANAVNWASVKFWKQMGLTRVILSRELSLEEIAEIRQQVPDIELEVFVHGALCMAYSGRCLLSGYINKRDPNQGTCTNACRWEYKVEEGKEDDVGNIVHLHEPIPVQNIAPTLGAGAPTDKVFMIEEAKRPGEYMTAFEDEHGTYIMNSKDLRAIEHVENLTKMGVHSLKIEGRTKSFYYCARTAQVYRRAIDDAVAGKPFDPTLLTTLEGLAHRGYTEGFLRRHTHDAYQTYEYGYSVSDTQQFVGEFTGKRVNGLAEVDVKNKFSVGDSLEMMTPAGNIVFTLDTLTNRKGEAIDVAPGNGHVVYLPIPEDVDVNFGLLIRNLAGTTTRAPHQIQSENHIAS
- the baeR gene encoding two-component system response regulator BaeR, whose amino-acid sequence is MAESHNAHVLIVEDEPKLGQLLFDYLQAANYLPTLLSRGDEVIPFVKNNHTDLILLDLMLPGLDGLAVCRELRKFSDVPIVMVTAKTEEIDRLLGLEIGADDYICKPFSPREVVARVKTILRRCQVAIEPTQSNNSTQLIIDENAFQVRYGTKLLELTPAEFRLLKFLSDNAGTVFSRDQLLDILYDDHRVVTDRTIDSHVKNLRRKLESLDNEKTFIRSIYGLGYRWDDV
- the mdtC gene encoding multidrug efflux RND transporter permease subunit MdtC; this encodes MKRFFALFISRPVATTLISVAITLCGALSFLFLPVAPLPQVDYPVINVTASLPGASPETMASSVATPLERSLGSIAGISEMTSSSALGRTTITLEFNLDKDINNAAREVQAAINAAQNLLPSGMPSRPRYYKSNPSDAPIMILTMTSQTMGTGEIYDIASTRLAQRIAQIEGVSEVSVGGGSLPAVRVELNPTALFNQGVSLDAVRSAISSANVRQPQGYINNDEKRYQVQTNDELKKAADYRPIIVHYKDGNAVKLSDVANVKDSIENVRAAGMADGKPAILIVIRREAGANIIETVNRIRAEIPEFRDMIPAAIDLKVAQDRTPTIRASLAEVERALLISVALVILVVLLFLRSGRATLIPAIAVPVSLIGTFTAMYLCGFSLNNLSLMALTIATGFVVDDAIVVLENISRHIENGIKPFIAAVKGVHEVGFTVVSMSISLVAVFIPLLLMDGLVGRLFREFAITLATSIGISLVISLTLTPMMCAYLLKKRGKNNQVKQRSFGRVLLWGQEYYGVALNWILNHRRSVLAILFATIGLNVYLYVTIPKTFFPEQDTGRVLGFVRADQSISFQSMKEKMTRFMEQVKEDPAIDNVTGFTGGSRVNSGFMYISLKPLGERTENSATVINRLRMKLANEPGANLFMMPVQDIRVGGRQANASYQFTLLADELNALRDWEPAIRKALGELVQLTDVNSDKEDKGAEMAITYDRDLMAQLGIDVREANSLLNNAFGQRQISTIYEAMNQYKVVMEVAPEYTQDVSALDNMFVINKAGEAIPLSYFARWQPANAPLSVNHQGLSAASTIGFNVADGYTLNDAMVEIEKTMTALGVPSTIRGTFAGTAQVFQDTLKSQLFLILAAIVTVYLVLGILYESYIHPLTILSTLPSAGVGALLALELFDTPFSLIALIGIMLLIGIVKKNAIIMVDFAIQAQRTAGLTAREAIFRASLLRFRPILMTTLAAIFGALPLALGSGDGAELRQPLGITIVGGLIMSQLLTLFTTPVVYLSFDSLRQRWARRKSVSRLETEKHHEI
- the yegS gene encoding lipid kinase YegS, which translates into the protein MINYQSAMIILNGKQSNNAELRKAIEHLRQEGYAITVRIPWEMQDTHDFIADAIENNIATVIAAGGDGTINAIASTLMQFSPQQRPALGILPMGTANDFATSANIPLDIESALSLAVKGKAVPIDITQVNEKYYFINMATGGFGTRITTETPEALKSALGGAAYVINGLLRPDTLKTDICRIRSENFTWEGETLVIAIGNGKQAGGGQQLTPHALINDGKLNLLIVPSRDVIPALLSNLFSTDKNEHLIEKSLTWVEISSPHQMVLNLDGEPLSGDSFTFKVQANVIQCRLPPQCHLLA
- the thiD gene encoding bifunctional hydroxymethylpyrimidine kinase/phosphomethylpyrimidine kinase translates to MRINALTIAGTDPTGGAGVQADLKTFSALGAYGTSVMTALVAQNTRGVQSVQELPAQFVAAQLDSVLSDVRIDTAKIGMLFNQANVVVVANALKQYPIPFVVLDTVMVAKSGDPLLLPDAVEALRQQLLPLVSLITPNLPEAAALLGEEMAQTEGEMLTQGYQLLEKGCQAVLMKGGHLTDAQSPDWLITPQGEWRFTSVRVNTKNTHGTGCTLSAALAALRPRHLDWQSTVSEAKAYLQAALEQADSLEVGQGIGPVHHFHGWW
- the baeS gene encoding two-component system sensor histidine kinase BaeS, with the protein product MKFRFNSVSTRLFLAIFATCLLLVVIMHQGVRLSFQHGFVDYIKENDQQRVEQISTALAEQYQESGNWRFLLGDERNFFRILRSVEHQQHRGPMRQRWRTIFWVYDTQDRLIFGKETPLPNKVIREPIVTDDGHTVGWLVASYEDGISSALDRRFDSKQLYTSWVIAALSLFVALIATIFLARSFLKPIKRLLEGTNQLARGDFTTRVPEEGRDELGQLAKDFNHLASTLEKNEQMRRDYMADISHELRTPLSVLQGELEAVQDGVRQATPETINSLLNETHTLIKLVNDLHQLSLSDRGSLIYRKQPIDMIPLLDMVIGQSRWRIESQQLTVSRHFIEQAFVFADPDRINQLFYNLMENSLRYTDAGGQIVIDVSQQHKQFSVVWQDSAPGLSAQQCQHIFERFYRAEGSRNRASGGSGLGLAICYNIVEAHNGTISATPSALGGIKITIILPMQSQEKGS